A genomic segment from Microbacterium sp. SORGH_AS_0428 encodes:
- a CDS encoding 1-aminocyclopropane-1-carboxylate deaminase, producing the protein MKLDQFPRHPLTFGPSPLQHLKRLSQHLGGAQVWAKREDVSSGLAFGGNKVRKLEYIVPDVLASGADTLVSIGGYQSNHTRAVAAVAAHLGLKARLVQEKWVPWDDPTNDKVGNILLSRMMGADSRLDDAGFDIGIRDSWRQALAEVEDAGGTPYPIPAGASEHPLGGLGFANWAFEVAEQEKQLGVFFDTIVVCTVTGSTHAGMVAGFAALEDLTGIKRRVLGIDASATLTKTRDQVGRIARATAELIELGRDLRDDEIQVLEGWAGELYGIPVDSTMEAIALGAQLEAMITDPVYEGKSLAGLIDLVGSGDIPKDSTVLYAHLGGQPAINAYHSLWS; encoded by the coding sequence ATGAAGCTCGACCAGTTCCCCCGCCACCCGCTCACCTTCGGGCCCAGCCCGCTGCAGCACCTGAAGCGCCTGAGCCAGCACCTCGGCGGCGCTCAGGTCTGGGCGAAACGCGAGGACGTCTCGAGCGGCCTCGCCTTCGGCGGCAACAAGGTGCGCAAGCTCGAGTACATCGTGCCGGATGTGCTCGCCTCGGGAGCGGACACCCTCGTCTCGATCGGCGGCTACCAGTCGAATCACACCCGCGCGGTCGCCGCGGTCGCCGCTCACCTGGGCCTGAAGGCGCGCCTGGTGCAGGAGAAGTGGGTGCCCTGGGACGACCCGACCAATGACAAGGTCGGCAACATCCTGCTCTCACGCATGATGGGGGCCGATTCCCGGCTGGACGACGCCGGTTTCGACATCGGGATCCGCGATTCGTGGCGGCAGGCCCTTGCGGAAGTGGAGGATGCCGGCGGCACGCCGTATCCGATCCCCGCCGGCGCCTCGGAGCACCCGCTGGGCGGGCTCGGTTTCGCCAACTGGGCGTTCGAGGTCGCCGAGCAGGAGAAGCAGCTCGGCGTCTTCTTCGACACGATCGTCGTGTGCACGGTGACCGGCTCCACCCACGCCGGCATGGTCGCCGGCTTCGCCGCGCTGGAGGACCTCACCGGCATCAAGCGCCGGGTGCTCGGCATCGACGCATCCGCCACGCTCACGAAGACGCGCGACCAGGTGGGCCGGATCGCGCGCGCGACGGCAGAGCTGATCGAACTCGGCCGCGACCTGCGCGACGACGAGATCCAGGTTCTCGAAGGATGGGCGGGTGAGCTCTACGGGATCCCCGTCGACTCGACGATGGAGGCGATCGCACTCGGCGCTCAGCTCGAGGCGATGATCACCGATCCCGTCTACGAGGGCAAGTCGCTGGCCGGGCTCATCGACCTCGTCGGATCCGGCGACATCCCCAAGGACTCCACGGTGCTCTACGCGCACCTCGGCGGCCAGCCGGCGATCAACGCCTACCACTCCCTCTGGAGCTGA
- a CDS encoding chorismate-binding protein: MDNAASLLSELTASAAPFALIARDTHTVEVLTGDVVDVELLADIPLHDADGTPREVLALVPYRQVRERGFVCHDDGAPLRCLVVTDHRSLPRAEVLAALPTAAIPLEDAGFEMSDETYADIVRTVIADEIGRGEGANFVIRRDFTASVAADPRVTALTWFRALLEHERGAYWTFAVVTDGHVAVGASPEAHVSAQGGIVTMNPISGTFRHPDTGATVETLAEFLESTKETEELFMVVDEELKMMSAVCSDGGRITGPHLKEMSRLTHTEYMLRGSSRLDPRTILRETMFAPTVTGSPMQNACTVIARHETEPRGYYSGVAALFTPTTDAAGTEHDLDAPILIRTAYLVDGRLRVPVGATLVRHSDPDGEVGETHGKAAGVLGAIGAVPRTRVADPDAPAAARPLADDPEIAALLASRNARLAAFWLNPQSGSSDGPFAGRTAIVVDAEDRFTTMLAHQLRHLGLETTIVDWSAADAAALDAADLVIAGPGPGDPRDDDSDRIRRMREIVGARLDTGRPLLAVCLSHQILADRLGIALAPLARPHQGLQLEVDVFGEPASIGFYNTFTARVTPGTSLVDDVEVSADPMSGDVYALRGAGFASVQGHLESILSRDGMRTLERLISAALGAPVA, encoded by the coding sequence ATGGACAACGCCGCCTCCCTGCTCAGCGAGCTGACCGCATCCGCCGCGCCGTTCGCGCTGATTGCGCGCGACACGCACACCGTCGAGGTGCTCACCGGCGACGTCGTGGACGTCGAACTGCTCGCCGACATCCCCCTGCACGACGCCGACGGCACTCCCCGCGAGGTGCTGGCGCTGGTGCCGTACCGGCAGGTGCGCGAGCGCGGCTTCGTCTGCCACGACGACGGTGCGCCGTTGCGCTGTCTCGTCGTCACCGACCATCGCTCACTCCCCCGCGCCGAGGTGCTCGCTGCGCTGCCCACGGCCGCGATTCCCCTCGAGGATGCGGGCTTCGAAATGTCGGACGAGACGTACGCGGACATCGTCCGCACCGTCATCGCCGACGAGATCGGTCGCGGCGAGGGCGCCAACTTCGTCATCCGTCGGGACTTCACCGCGTCGGTGGCGGCCGATCCGCGTGTGACCGCGCTCACCTGGTTCCGCGCTCTGCTCGAGCACGAACGCGGCGCGTACTGGACGTTCGCTGTCGTCACCGACGGACACGTCGCGGTCGGCGCGAGCCCCGAGGCCCACGTGAGCGCTCAGGGCGGCATCGTCACGATGAACCCCATCTCCGGCACCTTCCGGCACCCCGACACCGGCGCGACGGTCGAGACGCTGGCCGAGTTCCTCGAGTCGACCAAGGAGACCGAAGAGCTCTTCATGGTGGTCGACGAGGAACTCAAGATGATGAGCGCCGTCTGCTCCGACGGCGGCCGCATCACGGGTCCGCACCTCAAGGAGATGTCGCGGCTCACTCACACCGAGTACATGCTGCGCGGCTCGTCGCGACTGGACCCTCGTACGATCCTGCGCGAGACGATGTTCGCGCCGACGGTGACCGGCTCGCCCATGCAGAACGCCTGCACCGTCATCGCACGACACGAGACCGAGCCCCGCGGCTACTACTCGGGCGTCGCGGCGCTGTTCACCCCGACGACGGATGCGGCGGGCACCGAACACGACCTCGATGCCCCCATCCTCATCCGCACCGCCTACCTCGTCGACGGTCGCCTGCGGGTGCCGGTCGGCGCGACGCTCGTGCGCCACTCGGACCCGGACGGCGAAGTCGGCGAGACCCACGGCAAGGCCGCGGGCGTGCTGGGCGCCATCGGCGCCGTCCCCCGCACACGCGTCGCGGACCCCGACGCGCCCGCCGCCGCCCGTCCTCTCGCGGACGACCCGGAGATCGCCGCCCTCCTCGCCTCGCGCAACGCCCGCCTCGCGGCGTTCTGGCTGAACCCGCAGAGCGGCTCCTCCGACGGCCCGTTCGCGGGTCGCACCGCGATCGTCGTGGACGCGGAAGACCGCTTCACGACGATGCTCGCGCACCAGCTGCGACACCTCGGTCTCGAGACGACGATCGTCGATTGGAGCGCCGCGGACGCCGCCGCGCTCGACGCGGCCGACCTCGTGATCGCGGGACCGGGCCCCGGCGACCCCCGCGACGACGACAGTGACCGCATCCGTCGGATGCGCGAGATCGTCGGCGCCCGGTTGGACACGGGCCGACCGCTGCTCGCCGTGTGCCTGAGCCACCAGATCCTCGCCGATCGCCTCGGCATCGCGCTGGCGCCCCTGGCGCGCCCTCATCAGGGCCTGCAGCTCGAGGTGGACGTGTTCGGGGAGCCCGCATCCATCGGCTTCTACAACACCTTCACCGCACGCGTCACGCCGGGAACCTCGCTCGTCGACGACGTCGAGGTGTCGGCCGATCCGATGTCCGGCGATGTCTATGCGCTCCGCGGAGCCGGATTCGCCTCGGTGCAGGGGCACCTGGAGTCCATCCTGTCCCGTGACGGGATGCGAACCCTCGAGCGACTCATCTCCGCCGCGCTGGGAGCGCCGGTCGCCTGA
- the pflB gene encoding formate C-acetyltransferase, with the protein MSIVTPAGVSRDAQDAQPQAWDGFTAGPWQDGIDVRDFIQRNYTPYTGDGSFLAGPTQRTTRVWNTLAAMFPEERERGVYDIDPYTPATITAHQPGYIAKDDELIVGLQTDAPLKRAIMPNGGWRMVEGALKTYGYEVDETLKAIYTQYRKTHNEGVFDVYSPSVRAARRSHIITGLPDAYGRGRIIGDYRRVALYGVDALIAAKKIDKLGLDTTPFTEDIVRAREEHAEQIRALGELKQMAASYGYDISGPATTAREAVQWLYFAYLGSVKEQNGAAMSLGRTSTFLDVFVQRDLERGLLTESDAQEIIDDFVIKLRIVRFLRTPEYDQLFSGDPTWVTETIGGVGEDGRPLVTRTSFRYLQTLYNLGPAPEPNMTVFWSEQLPEGFKNFCAQVSIDTSAVQYESDDLIRAQWGDDAAIACCVSPMRVGKQMQFFGARVNLAKTLLYAINGGRDEVTGEQIAPEETPVGDGPLDYADVDARFDRMMDWLAATYVEALNCIHWSHDKYAYERLEMALHDKDVLRTMAFGIAGLSVAADSLSAIKYATVTPIRDERGIVVDYRTEGVFPAYGNDDDRADAIAVELVERFMAKLRRHPMYRNALPTQSVLTITSNVVYGKATGNTPDGRRAGEPFAPGANPMNGRDTHGMLASALSVAKVPYTEAQDGISLTNTIVPAGLGRTADERSRNLAGLLDAYFSSNGYHMNVNVLNRETLLDAMENPEAYPQLTIRVSGYAVNFVRLTREQQLDVLSRTFHGGM; encoded by the coding sequence ATGAGCATCGTCACCCCCGCAGGAGTATCCCGCGACGCGCAGGACGCCCAGCCCCAGGCCTGGGACGGCTTCACGGCCGGCCCGTGGCAGGACGGCATCGACGTGCGCGACTTCATCCAGCGCAACTACACCCCGTACACCGGCGACGGCTCGTTCCTCGCAGGACCCACCCAGCGCACGACACGGGTGTGGAACACGCTGGCCGCCATGTTCCCCGAGGAACGCGAGCGCGGCGTCTACGACATCGACCCCTACACGCCCGCCACCATCACGGCCCACCAGCCGGGTTACATCGCGAAGGACGACGAGCTGATCGTCGGCCTGCAGACCGATGCGCCGCTCAAGCGCGCGATCATGCCGAACGGCGGATGGCGGATGGTCGAGGGCGCCCTGAAGACCTACGGCTACGAGGTCGACGAGACCCTCAAGGCGATCTACACGCAGTACCGCAAGACCCACAACGAGGGTGTCTTCGACGTGTATTCCCCCTCCGTGCGCGCCGCCCGCCGGTCGCACATCATCACGGGCCTCCCCGACGCCTACGGCCGCGGCCGCATCATCGGCGACTACCGGCGCGTGGCGCTCTACGGCGTCGACGCGCTCATCGCCGCGAAGAAGATCGACAAGCTCGGGCTGGACACGACGCCGTTCACGGAGGACATCGTGCGTGCCCGCGAAGAGCACGCCGAGCAGATCCGCGCCCTGGGCGAGCTGAAGCAGATGGCGGCCTCCTACGGCTACGACATCTCCGGACCCGCCACGACCGCCCGCGAGGCCGTCCAGTGGCTCTACTTCGCCTACCTGGGTTCGGTGAAGGAGCAGAACGGCGCGGCGATGTCGCTCGGTCGGACCTCGACGTTCCTCGACGTGTTCGTCCAGCGCGACCTCGAGCGGGGACTGCTCACCGAGAGCGACGCACAGGAGATCATCGACGACTTCGTCATCAAGCTGAGGATCGTGCGATTCCTTCGTACTCCCGAGTACGACCAGCTGTTCTCGGGTGACCCGACGTGGGTGACCGAGACGATCGGCGGCGTCGGCGAGGATGGCCGACCGCTGGTGACGCGCACCTCGTTCCGCTACCTGCAGACGCTCTACAACCTGGGTCCGGCACCCGAGCCGAACATGACCGTGTTCTGGAGCGAGCAGCTGCCCGAGGGGTTCAAGAACTTCTGCGCGCAGGTCTCGATCGACACCTCGGCCGTCCAGTACGAGTCGGATGACCTCATCCGCGCCCAGTGGGGCGACGACGCGGCCATCGCCTGCTGCGTGTCCCCCATGCGCGTGGGCAAGCAGATGCAGTTCTTCGGCGCTCGCGTGAACCTCGCCAAGACCCTCCTGTACGCCATCAACGGCGGCCGCGACGAGGTCACGGGCGAGCAGATCGCCCCGGAGGAGACGCCCGTCGGCGACGGCCCCCTCGACTACGCCGACGTGGATGCCCGCTTCGACCGGATGATGGACTGGCTCGCGGCGACCTACGTGGAGGCACTGAACTGCATCCACTGGTCGCACGACAAGTACGCGTACGAGCGTCTCGAGATGGCGCTTCACGACAAGGACGTGCTGCGCACGATGGCCTTCGGCATCGCCGGGCTCTCGGTCGCCGCGGACTCCCTCTCCGCCATCAAGTACGCCACCGTCACTCCGATCCGCGACGAGCGGGGCATCGTCGTCGACTACCGCACCGAGGGCGTCTTCCCCGCCTACGGCAACGACGACGACCGAGCGGACGCGATCGCCGTCGAGCTCGTCGAACGGTTCATGGCGAAGCTTCGCCGTCACCCCATGTACCGCAACGCGCTGCCGACGCAGTCCGTGCTGACGATCACCTCGAACGTGGTCTACGGCAAGGCCACGGGCAACACCCCCGACGGACGTCGCGCCGGCGAGCCGTTCGCACCGGGCGCCAACCCGATGAACGGGCGCGACACCCACGGGATGCTGGCCTCGGCCCTCTCGGTCGCGAAGGTGCCGTACACGGAGGCCCAGGACGGAATCTCGCTGACCAACACGATCGTGCCGGCCGGCCTCGGCCGCACGGCGGACGAGCGTTCGCGCAACCTGGCGGGCCTGCTGGACGCGTACTTCAGCTCCAACGGGTACCACATGAACGTCAACGTGCTGAACCGCGAGACGCTTCTGGACGCCATGGAGAACCCCGAGGCCTACCCGCAGCTGACGATCCGCGTGTCCGGCTATGCCGTGAACTTCGTGCGGCTGACGCGCGAGCAGCAGCTCGATGTGCTGTCCCGCACGTTCCACGGGGGGATGTGA
- a CDS encoding RNA polymerase sigma factor: protein MWQRVRAGDESALGHVFDLHQGRVFRHAFRLLGDHEDAKDAVAVAFFELWRKRASVRVVDGSVLPWLLVTVANAARNLERSARRYRALLAKTPAERHVDAPAASDETGVLAALRRLPERERAVVVLAVLEGYSEREVAETLGVAAGTVKSRLARAKAKLRDEMAEVEASWA from the coding sequence TTGTGGCAACGGGTGCGTGCCGGTGATGAGTCGGCGTTGGGGCATGTGTTCGATCTGCATCAGGGGCGGGTGTTCCGGCATGCGTTCCGGTTGTTGGGGGATCACGAGGATGCGAAGGATGCGGTGGCGGTGGCGTTCTTCGAGCTGTGGCGCAAGCGTGCCTCGGTGCGTGTGGTGGACGGCTCCGTGCTGCCGTGGCTGTTGGTGACGGTGGCGAATGCGGCGCGGAATCTGGAGCGTTCGGCCAGGCGGTATCGGGCGTTGCTGGCGAAGACGCCGGCGGAGCGTCATGTCGATGCGCCGGCGGCGTCGGATGAGACCGGGGTGCTGGCCGCTTTGCGGAGGTTGCCGGAGCGGGAGCGGGCCGTTGTCGTGCTGGCGGTGCTGGAGGGCTATTCGGAGCGGGAGGTCGCCGAGACGTTGGGTGTCGCTGCGGGAACCGTGAAGTCGAGGTTGGCGCGGGCGAAAGCGAAGCTCCGCGACGAGATGGCGGAGGTGGAGGCGTCATGGGCGTGA
- a CDS encoding site-2 protease family protein — protein MTILAFVIGVVVLIVGLAVSIALHEIGHLVPAKAFGVRVGQYMIGFGPTLFSRRRGETEYGVKLLPLGGYISMAGMYPPAPAVEEDAGDAGGAPGRRARGRVSSRFFRTLVQDAREANAETLIGAEERTFYRLPVYKRVIIMLGGPFMNLLLAVVLFTILFSGFGVQTATTTVSSLSECVPASSTSQECASSAAPAAQAGLEPGDTIVSIDGQAVADFTEATALIQASPGRAMNFVIDRDGTQRTVTITPAAVPKADDPSTEIGFIGVRPTGALVAQPLWAGPQAAIENVGAVAGIIVKLPVMVAETASTLVTGAERDPNGPLSVVGAGVIAGEMASSSSPIVNRVAGIIGLLGSLNIALFVFNLVPLLPLDGGHVVVALWDGIKRWWARIARRPAPRPVDATKLVPLTFVVVAALAVMGGVLILADLINPLSLI, from the coding sequence GTGACGATCCTCGCCTTCGTGATCGGCGTGGTGGTGCTCATCGTCGGCCTCGCCGTCTCGATCGCCCTCCACGAAATCGGTCATCTCGTGCCCGCCAAGGCGTTCGGTGTGCGCGTCGGTCAGTACATGATCGGCTTCGGCCCGACCCTGTTCTCGCGTCGCCGAGGAGAGACGGAGTACGGCGTCAAGCTGCTGCCGCTGGGCGGCTACATCTCGATGGCCGGTATGTACCCGCCCGCGCCGGCGGTGGAAGAGGACGCGGGCGACGCCGGGGGAGCGCCCGGTCGCAGGGCCCGTGGGCGGGTCTCGTCCCGCTTCTTCCGCACGCTCGTGCAGGATGCCCGCGAGGCCAACGCGGAGACGCTGATCGGCGCCGAGGAGCGCACCTTCTATCGGCTCCCCGTCTACAAGCGGGTCATCATCATGCTGGGCGGGCCCTTCATGAACCTGCTGCTGGCGGTCGTGCTCTTCACGATCCTCTTCAGCGGATTCGGCGTGCAGACGGCGACGACGACCGTGTCATCGCTCAGCGAGTGCGTGCCGGCGTCCTCCACCTCCCAGGAGTGCGCGTCCTCCGCGGCGCCGGCCGCGCAGGCGGGCCTCGAGCCGGGCGACACGATCGTCTCGATCGACGGCCAGGCGGTCGCCGACTTCACCGAGGCGACCGCGCTCATCCAGGCGTCGCCGGGGCGGGCGATGAACTTCGTCATCGACCGGGACGGCACGCAGCGCACCGTGACGATCACACCGGCGGCGGTGCCCAAGGCGGACGACCCGAGCACCGAGATCGGCTTCATCGGTGTGCGACCCACCGGCGCGTTGGTCGCTCAGCCGCTGTGGGCGGGCCCCCAGGCGGCGATCGAGAACGTGGGCGCGGTGGCCGGCATCATCGTCAAGCTGCCGGTGATGGTGGCCGAGACGGCATCGACCCTCGTCACGGGCGCCGAGCGCGATCCGAACGGTCCGCTGAGCGTCGTGGGCGCGGGAGTGATCGCCGGGGAGATGGCGTCGTCATCCTCGCCGATCGTCAATCGCGTCGCCGGGATCATCGGGCTGCTGGGCTCGCTCAACATCGCGCTGTTCGTCTTCAACCTCGTGCCGCTGCTGCCGCTGGACGGCGGGCACGTCGTCGTCGCGCTCTGGGACGGCATCAAGAGATGGTGGGCGCGCATCGCGCGCCGCCCTGCACCCCGGCCCGTGGACGCGACCAAGCTCGTCCCGCTGACGTTCGTCGTCGTGGCGGCGCTCGCGGTCATGGGCGGCGTGCTGATCCTGGCCGATCTGATCAACCCGCTGTCGCTGATCTGA
- a CDS encoding UDP-N-acetylmuramoyl-L-alanyl-D-glutamate--2,6-diaminopimelate ligase encodes MSSPANLPPVLRPENPPTRALAELASRFGAEVRGDARGVELHGITLATADLRPGEAFVALQGVNRHGAEFAAQAIDRGAVAIITDAAGADIIGTAGVPVLVLENPRARMGELSAWVYGTGVDDELPLLFATTGTNGKTSVSHLLEGMLSQLGVVTGLSSTAERHIAGQVIVSRLTTPEASEFHALLALMRERGVEAVAVEVSAQALSRHRVDGIVFDVAAFTNLTHDHLDDYADMEEYLEAKLALFRPDRARRAVISLDSAAAADVVARCEIPYTTIATPDIAADSELAATAQWRVEIIDERQEGTRFALHGPAGERLETVVPVIGRHMAANAALAIVMMYEGGYSWQRLADALDGSRIEAYLPGRTERVSGDAGPAVYVDFGHSPDAFEKTLAAVRRVTPGRVLMLFGADGDRDTTKRHDMGRTGVEGSDILVITDHHPRFEEPTSIRATLIEGARRARPDAEIHEFSPPERAIVEAVALVGEGDAILWAGPGHQDYRDIRGQRTPYSARELARRALRDAGWPVPEPRWPVPYGD; translated from the coding sequence ATGTCATCCCCCGCGAATCTGCCCCCGGTCCTGCGCCCAGAGAACCCTCCGACGCGGGCCTTGGCCGAGCTCGCGAGCCGCTTCGGCGCAGAGGTCCGCGGCGACGCACGGGGTGTCGAGCTGCACGGGATCACGCTCGCGACGGCCGACCTCCGTCCGGGCGAGGCGTTCGTCGCCCTCCAGGGCGTGAACCGCCACGGTGCGGAGTTCGCGGCCCAGGCGATCGACCGCGGCGCGGTCGCGATCATCACGGATGCGGCGGGCGCCGACATCATCGGCACGGCCGGTGTCCCGGTTCTCGTGCTCGAGAACCCGCGGGCGCGGATGGGTGAGCTGTCCGCATGGGTCTACGGCACCGGCGTCGACGACGAGCTTCCGCTCCTGTTCGCCACGACGGGCACCAACGGCAAGACGAGCGTCTCCCACCTCCTCGAAGGCATGCTTTCGCAGCTCGGTGTCGTCACCGGGCTCTCCTCCACGGCCGAGCGCCACATCGCGGGCCAGGTGATCGTTTCACGCCTGACGACGCCCGAGGCATCGGAGTTCCATGCGCTCCTCGCGCTCATGCGGGAGAGGGGCGTCGAGGCGGTCGCCGTCGAGGTGAGCGCGCAGGCGCTCAGCCGCCACCGCGTGGACGGGATCGTCTTCGACGTCGCCGCCTTCACGAACCTCACCCATGACCACCTCGACGACTACGCCGACATGGAGGAGTACCTCGAGGCGAAGCTTGCCCTGTTCCGTCCGGACCGCGCCCGTCGCGCCGTGATCTCGCTCGACTCGGCCGCCGCGGCGGACGTCGTGGCGCGGTGCGAGATCCCCTACACGACCATCGCGACGCCCGACATCGCCGCGGACTCCGAGCTCGCCGCCACCGCCCAGTGGCGGGTGGAGATCATCGACGAGCGCCAGGAGGGAACCCGGTTCGCGCTGCACGGTCCTGCCGGCGAGCGCCTCGAGACGGTGGTTCCCGTCATCGGTCGCCACATGGCGGCCAATGCGGCACTCGCGATCGTCATGATGTACGAGGGCGGCTACTCGTGGCAGCGTCTCGCGGACGCGTTGGACGGCTCACGCATCGAGGCCTACCTGCCGGGTCGCACCGAGCGGGTGTCGGGCGATGCGGGACCCGCCGTGTACGTGGACTTCGGGCACTCGCCGGACGCATTCGAGAAGACCCTCGCCGCCGTCCGTCGCGTCACCCCCGGCCGCGTTCTCATGCTGTTCGGCGCCGACGGCGACCGCGACACCACGAAGCGCCACGACATGGGGCGCACCGGCGTGGAGGGTAGCGACATCCTCGTCATCACCGACCACCATCCGCGCTTCGAGGAGCCGACCTCGATCCGGGCGACTCTGATCGAGGGGGCCCGGCGCGCGCGTCCGGACGCCGAGATCCACGAGTTCTCCCCGCCCGAGCGCGCGATCGTCGAGGCCGTCGCGCTGGTCGGCGAGGGCGACGCGATCCTCTGGGCAGGCCCCGGTCACCAGGATTACCGCGACATCCGCGGGCAGCGCACGCCGTACTCCGCTCGTGAACTCGCACGCCGTGCGCTGCGGGACGCCGGGTGGCCCGTTCCCGAGCCGCGCTGGCCCGTTCCCTACGGCGACTGA
- the ispG gene encoding flavodoxin-dependent (E)-4-hydroxy-3-methylbut-2-enyl-diphosphate synthase — translation MPRVPEILAPRRKSRQIRVGKVLVGGDAPISVQSMTTTKTTDINATLQQIAELTASGCEIVRVAVPSQDDADVLHIIAKKSQIPVIADIHFQPKYVFQAIDAGCAAVRVNPGNIRQFDDKVGEIAKAASAAGVSLRIGVNAGSLDKRLLEKYGKATPEALMESAVWEASLFEEHDFHDFKISVKHNDPVVMVKAYRLLAERGDWPLHLGVTEAGPAFQGTIKSATAFGILLSEGIGDTIRVSLSAPPAEEVKVGHQILQSLNLRERKLEIVSCPSCGRAQVDVYTLADDVTEGLKDMTVPLRVAVMGCVVNGPGEARDADLGVASGNGKGQIFVKGEVVKTVPESEIVATLIAEANRIAAEMGPDAPLGTAQVVTA, via the coding sequence ATGCCGCGCGTCCCGGAAATCCTCGCCCCGCGCCGTAAGAGCCGTCAGATCCGGGTCGGCAAGGTGCTCGTCGGCGGAGACGCGCCCATCAGCGTGCAGTCGATGACGACCACCAAGACCACCGACATCAACGCGACGCTGCAGCAGATCGCGGAGCTGACCGCCTCCGGGTGCGAGATCGTGCGAGTGGCGGTTCCGAGTCAGGACGACGCGGACGTGCTGCACATCATCGCCAAGAAGAGCCAGATCCCCGTCATCGCCGACATCCACTTCCAGCCGAAGTACGTGTTCCAGGCGATCGACGCCGGATGCGCCGCGGTCCGGGTCAATCCCGGCAACATCCGCCAGTTCGACGACAAGGTGGGCGAGATCGCCAAGGCGGCGTCGGCCGCGGGTGTGTCTCTGCGCATCGGCGTCAATGCGGGCTCGCTCGACAAGCGTCTGCTGGAGAAATACGGCAAGGCGACTCCCGAAGCGCTCATGGAGAGTGCCGTCTGGGAGGCGTCGCTGTTCGAGGAGCACGACTTCCACGACTTCAAGATCTCGGTCAAGCACAACGACCCGGTCGTGATGGTGAAGGCGTACCGTCTGCTCGCCGAGCGAGGCGACTGGCCACTGCACCTGGGTGTCACCGAGGCGGGTCCTGCTTTCCAGGGCACCATCAAGTCGGCGACCGCGTTCGGCATCCTCCTCTCAGAGGGCATCGGCGACACCATCCGGGTCTCGCTCTCCGCGCCGCCGGCCGAGGAGGTCAAGGTCGGCCACCAGATCCTGCAGTCGCTGAACCTGCGCGAGCGCAAGCTCGAGATCGTCTCGTGCCCCTCCTGCGGCCGCGCGCAGGTCGACGTCTACACCCTCGCCGACGATGTCACCGAAGGGCTGAAGGACATGACCGTGCCGCTGCGCGTGGCCGTCATGGGTTGTGTCGTCAACGGACCCGGTGAGGCGCGTGACGCCGACCTCGGTGTGGCCAGCGGCAACGGCAAGGGGCAGATCTTCGTGAAGGGCGAGGTCGTGAAGACCGTGCCCGAGAGCGAGATCGTCGCGACCCTGATCGCCGAGGCGAATCGCATCGCCGCCGAGATGGGCCCCGACGCCCCCCTCGGCACCGCGCAGGTCGTCACCGCCTGA
- a CDS encoding GntR family transcriptional regulator: MPIPTQTLPPRPLLRDEVYVRLRDAIVDGTLAPDEQLRDTEIAAWLGVSRTPVREALLELGRSGLVRALPGRSTVVAPIDPQSVRDAQAVVAAMHRLAIETAIPRLTADDIERMREANAAFTAAQSSGDVEAALAADHAFHDVAITASANTAVRTVLGQYEPVLQRAERLRFGSTEGHASAARHARLIELCAAGDVAGAAALAEQTWRSLAIDQTYPTPDTATPEEPSA, translated from the coding sequence ATGCCGATCCCCACGCAGACGCTTCCCCCGCGACCCCTGTTGCGCGACGAGGTCTACGTGCGGCTGCGCGACGCGATCGTCGACGGCACCCTTGCGCCCGACGAGCAACTACGCGACACCGAGATCGCCGCGTGGCTCGGAGTGAGCCGGACGCCCGTCCGAGAAGCACTGCTCGAGCTCGGTCGATCCGGGCTCGTTCGAGCGCTCCCGGGGCGCTCCACCGTCGTCGCACCGATCGACCCGCAGAGCGTCCGTGACGCGCAGGCGGTCGTTGCCGCCATGCACCGGCTGGCGATCGAGACGGCGATTCCCCGCCTGACCGCCGACGACATCGAACGGATGCGGGAGGCGAACGCCGCGTTCACCGCCGCGCAGTCGAGCGGCGATGTCGAGGCCGCCCTCGCCGCCGATCATGCGTTCCACGACGTCGCGATCACCGCATCCGCAAACACCGCGGTGCGCACCGTACTCGGACAGTACGAACCGGTCCTCCAACGCGCAGAGCGCCTGCGCTTCGGTTCGACCGAGGGGCACGCCTCGGCTGCACGCCACGCGCGTCTCATCGAGCTCTGCGCCGCCGGCGACGTCGCGGGCGCCGCTGCTCTCGCCGAGCAGACCTGGCGGAGCCTCGCCATCGACCAGACGTATCCGACCCCCGACACCGCCACCCCCGAGGAGCCCTCCGCATGA